In the Butyricicoccus intestinisimiae genome, AATCTTTATGCGTTATACGTTGAAACGGAACTCTACGATATCGCCGTCACGCATGACATATTCCTTGCCTTCCGAGCGAACGAGACCCTTTTCCTTTGCTGCAACGAGCGAGCCGCAAGCCATCAAATCATCAAAGGAAACAACCTCTGCGCGGATAAAGCCGCGCTCAAAGTCGGTATGAATTTTACCGGCAGCCTGCGGTGCCTTCGTGCCCTTCTTGATGGTCCATGCACGCACTTCCTTCGGGCCTGCAGTCAGGAAGCTCATCAGACCGAGCAGGTCATAGCAGACGCGAATCAGACGATCCAGACCCGATTCCTCCAGACCCAGCTCGGACAGGAACAGTTCCTTCTCGTCGTCCTCCAGGCTGGCAATGTCCTGTTCCATCTGCGCACAGATCGGCAGTACCATCGAGCCTTCGTCCTCCGCAATCTTGCGAACCGCTGCCAGACGCGCATTCTCGGTCTCATCGCCGGTGAAGCCGTTCTCGTCCACGTTTGCCGCATAGATAACCGGCTTGGAGGTCAGCAGATCGACGGTGTCAATCAGTTCCTTTTGTTCCTCAAATTCCGAGAAGGTGCGTGCGGTGTTGCCGCCCTCCAGATGATCGTACAGGCGCTGGAACACTTCGATTTCCGCATTGTACTTTTTGTCGCCCTTTGCGAGCTTCTTGGAACGCTCAATGCGGCGCTCCAGCAGCTCCATATCCGACATAATCAGCTCCAGATTGATGGTCTCAATGTCGCGCTGCGGGTCAATGCTGCCCTCAACATGAATGATGTTCGGGTTGTCAAAGCAGCGAACAACATGCACGATGGCATCCACTTCTCGGATATGAGACAGGAACTTGTTGCCCAAGCCTTCGCCCTTGGATGCACCGCGCACCAGACCGGCAATGTCAACAAATTCTACAACAGCCGGAATGGTCTTGGGCGGCTGATACATTTCGCTCAGCTTATCCAGACGTTCATCCGGCACGCTTACCATGCCGACATTCGGGTCGATGGTGCAGAACGGATAATTCGCCGACTCCGCGCCGGCATTCGTGATGGCATTGAACAGGGTGCTTTTTCCCACGTTCGGCAATCCGACAATACCAATTTTCATGTGTTACGCTCCTTTAATCTATCCTGCGGGATGATTTGGTCACCCCGGTTATTTTTACATACTTTTATAGTATACACCTGTTTACATCTTCTGACAAGCATCCTTGTGTAGTCAGTGTAACGGAATTCCCCCCTGATTTTCCGCCGAATTTTGGAATATGTCTGTGTGTACTTTTTGTGAAAAGCATTCTATAATAAACAGGAACAAAGATTACAATTCCGTTACACATTCTTTATATACCCATTGATTTTGGAGGAATCGCAATGCCTGCGCTTGTCTCTCATTTTATATTTGCAGACTCTGCCCTGCACGACGCCCAGCCCTATCTTGTCAAAGCCATTCAAGCGGCTCCGCTCGCTTTTCGCTGGGGCGCGCAAGGGCCGGACATCTTATTTTTTCACCGTCCACTGGCGGAAAACAATATCAACCGCATCGGTCACCGGATGCACGAGGAGCGCATCGGCCGCATGTTTCAGGCGCTGACCGACGAATGTGCGCGCAGCCGCACGCCGGAAGCAACGGCGTATCTGCTCGGCTATTGCTGTCACTATATTCTCGACCGCACCGTCCATCCGTTTGTGACGTACATCGCCAATTACCGCATCGACCCGCTGTATCCGCAGCTGTCGCTGTCCGCTCAGCACAATCTGT is a window encoding:
- the ychF gene encoding redox-regulated ATPase YchF — encoded protein: MKIGIVGLPNVGKSTLFNAITNAGAESANYPFCTIDPNVGMVSVPDERLDKLSEMYQPPKTIPAVVEFVDIAGLVRGASKGEGLGNKFLSHIREVDAIVHVVRCFDNPNIIHVEGSIDPQRDIETINLELIMSDMELLERRIERSKKLAKGDKKYNAEIEVFQRLYDHLEGGNTARTFSEFEEQKELIDTVDLLTSKPVIYAANVDENGFTGDETENARLAAVRKIAEDEGSMVLPICAQMEQDIASLEDDEKELFLSELGLEESGLDRLIRVCYDLLGLMSFLTAGPKEVRAWTIKKGTKAPQAAGKIHTDFERGFIRAEVVSFDDLMACGSLVAAKEKGLVRSEGKEYVMRDGDIVEFRFNV